A DNA window from Elephas maximus indicus isolate mEleMax1 chromosome 17, mEleMax1 primary haplotype, whole genome shotgun sequence contains the following coding sequences:
- the LOC126061086 gene encoding olfactory receptor 8G1-like, protein MAAGNHSTVTEFILAGLIDKPELQLPLFLFFLGVYIVTVVGNLGMVTLIGLSSHLHTPMYYFLSSLSFIDLCYSTVITPKMLVNFVTEKNTISYPECMTQLYFFIFFIVSECHMLAVMAYDHYVAICKPLLYNVTMSYRVCSWLLIVVYMIGFIGATAHTGCMLRVVFCKAKIINHYFCDVRPLLELSCSSIYINVVVLLCFSTFNTLVPTLNILASYASIIASILRIHSTEGRSKAFSTCSSHILAVTIFYGSAAFMYLQPSNVSSMDQSKVSSVFYTIIVPMLNPLIYSLRNKDVKVALNKIIEKRLFCINKGL, encoded by the coding sequence ATGGCAGCAGGAAATCACTCCACAGTGACTGAGTTCATCCTCGCTGGGCTAATAGACAAACCAGAGCTCCAGCtgcccctctttcttttcttcctggggGTCTATATAGTCACAGTGGTGGGGAACCTGGGCATGGTCACTCTGATTGGGCTCAGTTCTCACCTGCACACTcccatgtactatttcctcagcagtttgtccttcattgatctctgttattccactgtcattacccccaaaatgctggtgaactttgtgacagagaagaacaccATCTCCTACCCTGAATGCATGACTCAGctctacttcttcattttttttattgtatcagAATGTCATATGTTGGctgtgatggcatatgatcattatgtggccatctgtaagccaTTGCTTTACAATGTCACCATGTCTTATCGTGTCTGCTCCTGGTTGCTCATTGTGGTATATATGATAGGCTTCATTGGTGCCACAGCTCACACAGGTTGCATGCTAAGAGTGGTTTTCTGCAAGGCTAAAATAATCAACCATTACTTCTGTGATGTTCGCCCACTACTGGAGCTCTCCTGCTCCAGCATTTATATCAATGTAGTGGTACTTTTGTGTTTCAGTACCTTTAATACTCTTGTACCAACTTTGAACATCCTTGCCTCCTATGCCTCCATCATTGCCAGCATCCTGCGAATCCACTCCACCGAGGGCAGGTCCAAAGCCTTCAGCACATGTAGCTCCCACATATTGGCTGTTACAATCTTCTATGGTTCTGCAGCATTCATGTACCTGCAGCCATCAAATGTCAGCTCCATGGACCAAAGCaaagtgtcttctgtgttttACACCATTATTGTGCCAATGCTGAACCCCCTGATCTATagcctgaggaataaggatgtcaaagTTGCTCTTAATAAAATCATTGAGAAAAGACTATTTTGCATTAACAAAGGTTTATGA